Sequence from the Candidatus Neomarinimicrobiota bacterium genome:
AATCATTTTCATGGGGACGCCTGATTTTGCCGTCCCCTCTCTGGATAAGCTTGTGGAATCCTGCCATCAGGTTTCTGCAGTGGTTACGGTCCCTGATAAACCCCGGGGGCGGGGACGGAAACTTTTGCCATCACCTGTGAAAAAACGGGCGCTGGAACTCGATCTGCCTATTCTCCAGCCTATGAATCTGAAAGATCCGGAATTTCTCCGGACAATCCGTGATTATCAGCCGGATATTCTGGTTGTGGTGGCGTTCCGCATCCTCCCACGGGAGCTCTATGCCATTCCTCCCTATGGGGCGGTCAATGCCCATGCCTCGTTACTTCCCAAATTCCGGGGGGCCGCACCCATTCACCGGGCAATTCTGCAGGGAGAAACCGAAACGGGCATTACGACCTTTCAAATTGAGGATAAGGTGGATACCGGCGGTGTGCTCCTCCAAAAGCGTATCCCCATCCATCCTCAAGATACAACCGGTACCCTCTACAACCGCCTGAAAATGCTGGCGGCTGAATGTCTTTTGGAAACCCTGGACGGACTTGAATCTCACGGGTTCAGGCCCATCCCCCAGGACAATTCCAAAGCCACGCCGGCACCGAAAATCCATCCGGAAGAGGCTATTCTTGATTTTACCCGCCCCGGCCGGATGCTTATCAATACTATTCGTGCCTTTGCGCCTGTCCCCGGTGCCCGATTCTTTCTCAGGGGGACCCTCATCAAAATTTTCAAAGCGCGTTTTGAACCGGTGCCCGATACCCGTCCCGGAACCCTGGAAAAGACCGGTAAACAGGCTTTTGCCATCCATTGTGGGGACGGACTGATTTTTCCGGAGGAGATTCAGCCGGAAGGGAAACGGGCCATGACCGTGGCGGATTTTCTCAACGGATGGGATATCACTTCTTACAGGACCGTCGATGGAACCCAATGACAGTCGGAAAGACGCCGTGTCAATTCTCCGGCACTGGTTCACCGGCAAAGCCTATATTGATCACCTGTTG
This genomic interval carries:
- the fmt gene encoding methionyl-tRNA formyltransferase, which gives rise to MKIIFMGTPDFAVPSLDKLVESCHQVSAVVTVPDKPRGRGRKLLPSPVKKRALELDLPILQPMNLKDPEFLRTIRDYQPDILVVVAFRILPRELYAIPPYGAVNAHASLLPKFRGAAPIHRAILQGETETGITTFQIEDKVDTGGVLLQKRIPIHPQDTTGTLYNRLKMLAAECLLETLDGLESHGFRPIPQDNSKATPAPKIHPEEAILDFTRPGRMLINTIRAFAPVPGARFFLRGTLIKIFKARFEPVPDTRPGTLEKTGKQAFAIHCGDGLIFPEEIQPEGKRAMTVADFLNGWDITSYRTVDGTQ